The Brachionichthys hirsutus isolate HB-005 chromosome 3, CSIRO-AGI_Bhir_v1, whole genome shotgun sequence genome has a window encoding:
- the tmem147 gene encoding BOS complex subunit TMEM147: MTLFHFGNCIALAYFPYFITYKCSGLSEYNAFWRCVQAGATYLFVQLCKMLFLATFFPTWEGGAGIYDIVGEFMKSTVDLADLLGLHLVMSRNAGKGEYKIMVAAMGWATAELVMSRCLPLWVGARGIEFDWKYIQMSFDSNISLVHYIAMAAVVWMFTRYDLPKSFRLPVTVLLALCVYKAFLMELFVHVFVLGSWTVLLVKAVLTGAISLCSLFLFVTLVHSN, from the exons ATGACGCTGTTTCACTTTGGAAACTGCATTGCCCTGGCGTATTTCCCTTACTTCATAACATACAAGTGCAGTGGTCT TTCAGAGTACAATGCTTTCTGGAGATGCGTTCAGGCTGGGGCGACCTACCTCTTTGTCCAGCTCTGTAAG ATGCTATTCTTGGCTACATTTTTCCCCACGTGGGAGGGAGGAGCTGGAATTTACGACATTGTCGGg gagtTTATGAAGTCAACAGTGGACCTGGCAGACCTGTTGGGCCTCCATCTTGTCATGTCTCGTAATGCCGGTAAAGGGGAGTACAAGATTATGGTGGCTGCCATGGGTTGGGCAACAGCAGAACTTGTCATGTCAAG GTGTCTTCCTCTGTGGGTGGGAGCCAGAGGGATTGAGTTTGACTGGAAATACATCCAGATGAGCTTTGACTCGAACATAAGTTTG GTCCATTATAttgccatggcagcagtcgTGTGGATGTTCACACGATATGACCTTCCCAAAAGCTTCAGGCTTCCTGTTACTGTACTGTTGGCTCTCTGTGTCTACAAGGCCTTCTTAATGGA GTTATTTGTCCACGTCTTTGTTTTGGGCAGCTGGACGGTGCTGTTGGTGAAGGCTGTACTGACTGGGGCCatctctctctgctccctgtTTCTCTTTGTCACACTGGTCCACAGCAACTAG
- the gapdhs gene encoding glyceraldehyde-3-phosphate dehydrogenase 2, protein MSELTVGINGFGRIGRLVLRACLQKGIKVVAINDPFISLDYMVYMFKYDSTHSRHSGDVRKEGDKLVIDDNSISVFSCMKPAEIPWGDVNAKYVVESTGVFLTMDKASAHLKAGAKRVVVSAPSPDAPMFVMGVNEDKYCPSSMKIVSNASCTTNCLAPLAKVIHENFGIEEALMTTVHAFTATQKTVDGPSEKSWRDGRGAFQNIIPASTGAAKAVGKVIPELNGKLTGMAFRVPVADVSVVDLTCRLAKPASYEEIKTVVKEAAEGKMKGFLGYTEDLVASSDFIGDTHSSIFDAKAGIALNDKFVKLISWYDNEFGYSHRVADLLSYMHTKE, encoded by the exons ATGTCAGAGCTCACTGTTGGAATCAATGG CTTTGGCCGTATTGGCCGTCTGGTCTTGAGGGCCTGCCTTCAGAAAGGCATCAAAGTCGTGGCCATTAATGACCCCTTCATTTCCTTGGACTACATG GTCTACATGTTCAAGTATGACTCTACCCACAGTCGTCATTCTGGGGATGTCCGTAAGGAAGGTGACAAGCTTGTCATCGATGACAATTCCATCTCCGTCTTCTCGTG CATGAAGCCGGCAGAGATCCCCTGGGGCGACGTTAATGCCAAGTATGTCGTGGAATCCACTGGAGTCTTCCTAACCATGGACAAGGCCAGC GCTCACTTGAAGGCTGGAGCCAAGCGTGTGGTTGTGTCCGCGCCCTCACCCGATGCTCCAATGTTCGTCATGGGCGTTAACGAGGACAAATACTGCCCATCCTCTATGAAGATCGTCAG cAATGCCTCCTGCACCACCAACTGCCTGGCGCCTCTGGCCAAAGTCATTCATGAAAACTTTGGCATTGAGGAGGCTCTCATG aCTACGGTCCATGCATTCACAGCCACCCAAAAGACTGTGGATGGCCCCAGTGAAAAGAGCTGGCGTGATGGCCGCGGTGCCTTCCAGAACATCATTCCAGCCTCCACCGGCGCTGCCAAGGCGGTGGGGAAAGTTATTCCGGAGCTTAACGG TAAGCTGACGGGCATGGCGTTCAGGGTACCCGTTGCTGATGTCTCAGTTGTGGACCTGACATGCCGTTTGGCCAAGCCTGCATCTTATGAGGAGATAAAGACGGTTGTCAAGGAGGCTGCAGAAGGGAAGATGAAGGGATTCTTGGGTTACACCGAGGACCTG GTGGCGTCCAGCGACTTTATCGGCGACACCCACTCCTCCATCTTTGACGCCAAGGCTGGCATCGCCCTCAACGACAAATTTGTCAAGCTCATTTCCTG gtATGACAATGAGTTTGGGTACAGCCACCGTGTCGCTGACCTGTTGTCTTACATGCACACGAAGGAGTAG